The Acidovorax sp. RAC01 genomic sequence CCCGCCCGCTTCCGGTCGATGACTTCATGGCCTGGCACGCGGGGCAGAAGGCCTGACTGCGCGTGCTGCCTGGGATGGCAGCGCCGCCCGTGGGCGAAGGCCCTGATTCACCCGGGCTGAAAGGCCTTTCGGCGGGGGCTGCAAGCAGGCAGCGCAGTTCGTTGGGCTGCACAGGCGAAAATACCCGCAATGTCCTCTTCCAGCACCCGCCCGCCTGTCGGGCCCTCCGGCCCCTCCACCCCACCAGCCGCTGGGGGTGTCTCGCCTGCTGCTGCTCCTGCCTCCGCTCCCGCGCAGCGTGCGGTGCTTCGCCGCCCCAGCCTGGCCGCCAAGCCTGCGCCCCCGCGGCCCGCGCCGCCCCCGCGCCCATCGCGCACTCCACCGCCCACGGGCTACCGCACCGCATCGGCCGGTTTCGTGGCCCCTGTGCGCCAGGCGCCGGTGCGCGCGCCCGCCCCCGTGGCCGCCAACGGTCTGCCCACTTCGCGCCTGAACAAGCGCATGGCCGAACTGGGCATGTGCTCGCGGCGCGAGGCCGACGAGTGGATTGCGCAAGGCTGGGTCAAGGTCAACGGCAAAGTGGCCGAGATGGGCGTGCAGGTGCTCCCCACCGACCGCATCGAGGTCGACAAGGTGGCACAGGGCTTTCAGGAGCAGCGCGTCACCATCTTGCTGCACAAGCCCATGGGCTATGTGAGCGGCCAGGCCGAAGACGGACACACCCCAGCCGTGGCGCTGATCAACCCGCGCACGCACTGGCGCGATGACCCCAGCCGCACCCGCTTCTCGCCGCCCCAGCTGCGCGGCCTGGCCCCATGCGGACGACTGGACATCGATTCGGTGGGCCTGCTGGTGCTGACGCAGGACGGTCGCGTGGCCCGGCAGATCATTGGCGAGGACTCCGAGATGGAAAAGGAGTACCTGGTGCGCGTGGTCTACCCGGCACCTGGCCAGGCGGTGGCGCGCCATCCGGGCGAGCGCTCTGCGCCCCTGCAGGAAATTGACGAGCGTGACCCCGTCAGCACCAATGTGCAGGCGGTGTTTCCCAAAGAGCTGCTGGAGCGCCTGCGCCACGGCCTGAGTCTGGACGGCGAACCGCTCAAGCCCGCCAAGGTCGATTGGCAGAACCCTGAGCAGCTGCGGTTTGTGCTCACCGAAGGCAAAAAGCGCCAGATCCGCCGCATGTGTGAACTGGTGGGCCTCAAGGTGGTGGGCCTCAAGCGCATCCGCATCGGCCGCGTGACGCTTGGTAACCTGCCGGTGGGGCAGTGGCGCTACCTGTCTGCCCATGAGCGCTTCTGATCTGCGCGCCAGGCCCGCCCTGCGGCACGCGGACTGCCGCGGACCCAGGGCTGGCTGGCCCGGCGCGGCGTTGACCTGACCGTCAGTCGCTGTCATCCTTCCTGTTCGCGAACGGAGTCTCCATGTCCTCATCTCCCACTGGCCGCTCCCGTTCACGCAAGCCCGAGCGTGCAAAAGCCGGTGGCGCAGACGCCACCGCGTCTGCGGATGCCGCGGCCGGAGCTTCCGGTAGCGCGTCAAGTGGCGCCACCGGACGCGGCGTAATGGCTCAACTGCAAGCCACCGACCTGCGGGGCGTGGCACGGCTGGCCACCCAGGCCACGGTCAGCATCAGCCGCGTGGCAGAAGGTGTGCACCAGTCGGTGCTGGGCACCATGGGCCTGCAGGGTGGCGAAAAACCCGGCAGCACGCGGGGGCTGACGGGCCTGGTTTACCAGAGCATCCGGGGCGTGACGCGGCTGGTGGATGCAGGATTGCAGGCAGGGCTGTCGCGGCTGGAACCGTTCTTTGCCACGGATGAAGGCGACGGCACCACCGCCGTGCGCTGGGAGCGCCAGGCCGTGATTGCTGCGCTCAATGGCGTCATGGGCGACCGCCTTCATCACGATGGCAATCCGCTGTGTACGCACATGGGCTGGTACCAGCGCGGGTTGCCGCTCAACACCCGGGCACTGGCCGATACCGGCTCGGCGCCGGGCAAGGTCCTGGTGCTGGTACACGGCTTGTGCATGAACGATCTGCAATGGCGCCATGACGGCCACGACCATGGTGAACATCTGGCCCGCGAGCTGGGCTACACACCGGTCTACCTGCGCTACAACACTGGCCTGCACACATCGGACAACGGGGCGGCGCTATCGGCCGCACTCGACGCACTGGTTGCTGCATGGCCCGTGCCGGTGACGGAGATCGCGGTGGTGGCCCACAGCATGGGCGGGCTGGTGGCGCGCAGTGCCTGTCACCATGCAGCCTCAGCGGCTGCAGCGGGCAGGGCTGGCAAGGCCGAGGCTGCAAACCCGGTCAGCGCGGCCGCAGGCACTTGGCTGCCCCTGCTGCGCCACCTGGTCTTTCTGGGCACGCCCCACCACGGCGCCCCGCTGGAACGCGCGGGCCAATGGGTGCATGTGCTGCTGGGCAGCTCGGCCTACTCGCGGCCGTTTGCCCGGCTGGCGCGGCTGCGCAGTGCCGGCATCACCGATCTGCGCTACGGGCATGTGCTGAATGCCGACTGGGAAGGGCGTGACCGTTTTCGCAAGGAGCCAGACCGTCGCACACCCGTGCCCCTGCCCTCCCGCGTGGCCTGCCATGCAGTGGCTGCTACGCTGGCCAGCCGCCGCAGCCTGGCCGCAGAGACCCTGGTGGGCGACGGCCTGGTTCCGCTCAACAGTGCCCTCGGGGTGCATGACGACCCTGCGCGCACGTTGGTATTTGCCAGGTCGCGCCAGGCGGTTTTCTACGGTATGGGCCACTTGGCCATGTTGGGAGATGCGGCTGTTGCACGGCAATTGGTGCGCTGGCTGGCCCCGCCGGCACCGAAAACCTGATGTTGCCTCTCAGACGGCAGCTTTTTTTGGCACCAGCGGGATTGTGAGTGGTCAGACCCCCGCTACCATCCGATGGTTGAACCGAGTCCCCCATAAAAGGAGAGAAATGTGAGCGATGTGAAATACCGCCTGGTAACCCGCAGCGATTTCGACGGGCTGGTGTGTGCCGTGCTGCTCAATGAGCTTGACCTTATTGACGACATTACATTCGTGCACCCCAAGGACATGCAGGACGGCAAGATCGCCATCACCGAACGGGACATCACCACCAACCTGCCGTATGTTCCAGGCGCGCGCCTGGTGTTCGATCACCATGAGTCGGAAACCGTGCGCAACTCCGGCAGGCGGGACGAAAATCACATCATCGAGGCGCATGCCCCGTCGGCGGCGCGGGTGGTCTACAACTACTAC encodes the following:
- a CDS encoding pseudouridine synthase; its protein translation is MRAPAPVAANGLPTSRLNKRMAELGMCSRREADEWIAQGWVKVNGKVAEMGVQVLPTDRIEVDKVAQGFQEQRVTILLHKPMGYVSGQAEDGHTPAVALINPRTHWRDDPSRTRFSPPQLRGLAPCGRLDIDSVGLLVLTQDGRVARQIIGEDSEMEKEYLVRVVYPAPGQAVARHPGERSAPLQEIDERDPVSTNVQAVFPKELLERLRHGLSLDGEPLKPAKVDWQNPEQLRFVLTEGKKRQIRRMCELVGLKVVGLKRIRIGRVTLGNLPVGQWRYLSAHERF
- a CDS encoding esterase/lipase family protein; its protein translation is MAQLQATDLRGVARLATQATVSISRVAEGVHQSVLGTMGLQGGEKPGSTRGLTGLVYQSIRGVTRLVDAGLQAGLSRLEPFFATDEGDGTTAVRWERQAVIAALNGVMGDRLHHDGNPLCTHMGWYQRGLPLNTRALADTGSAPGKVLVLVHGLCMNDLQWRHDGHDHGEHLARELGYTPVYLRYNTGLHTSDNGAALSAALDALVAAWPVPVTEIAVVAHSMGGLVARSACHHAASAAAAGRAGKAEAANPVSAAAGTWLPLLRHLVFLGTPHHGAPLERAGQWVHVLLGSSAYSRPFARLARLRSAGITDLRYGHVLNADWEGRDRFRKEPDRRTPVPLPSRVACHAVAATLASRRSLAAETLVGDGLVPLNSALGVHDDPARTLVFARSRQAVFYGMGHLAMLGDAAVARQLVRWLAPPAPKT